From the Pseudodesulfovibrio indicus genome, the window GCCGAGGAAGTGTCCTCCAGCATGGAGGAAATGGTCAGCAATATCGAGCAGAACGCCGATAATGCCCACAAGACGGAGGAGATCGCCCGGCAGAGCGCCCAGGATGCGCGCCAGGGCGGGGAAGCCGTTACCCAGACCGTGGGCGCCATGAAGGAGATTGCCGACAAGATCTCCATCATCGAGGAGATAGCGCGTCAGACGAACCTGCTGGCGCTGAACGCGGCCATTGAGGCGGCCCGCGCCGGCGAGCACGGCAAGGGCTTCGCCGTGGTAGCCGCGGAAGTGCGCAAGTTGGCCGAACGCAGCGGAACCGCGGCGTCCGAGATCAGCGAACTCTCGTCAACGAGCGTGCAGATCGCGGAAAACGCGGGGGCGCTGCTCACTTCGCTGGTCCCCAACATCGAAAAGACGGCTGAACTGGTGCAGGAAATCGCCGCCGCCAGCGCCGAGCAGAACAGCGGCGCCGAACAGATTAGCGCCGCGATCGTCCAGCTCGACACCGTGATCCAGCAGAGCGCCTCCGCTTCGGAGGAGATGGCCTCGGCCAGCGAGGAGCTCTCCGCCCAGGCGCAGGAGATGCAAATGACCATGGAGTTCTTCAAGCTGGCCGACACCCGGAATGCGCCCGGCGCGTCCCGCGTGAAGGTGGCCTCCAAGCCTCGCGCCGCCTTGGCTCAGGGGAGATTGCAGAAGCCCGTCAAGAGCGTGGCCCGGTCCGTTGATCTGAATATGAGCGATGACTCGGAATCGGAATTCGAGCGGTTCTAGGGAGCGTCATGTCTGAACAAGCAGTCAAGCAATACCTGACCTTCGGACTGGATGGGGAGGTGTTCGCCCTTGATATAGTCAAGGTGCGGGAGGTGCTGGAGCTCACCGACGTCTCCAAGCTGCCGCTCACTCCCGACCACATGAAGGGGGTCATCAACATTCGCGGCCACGCCATCCCGGTGGTGGACATGCGCAGCAAGCTCGGCATGGACAAGGCCGGTCGGACCGTGGACACCTGCATCATCATCCTGGATGTGCTGTTCGAGAGCGGCGTCCTCACCGTCGGGATCGTGGTCGATTCCGTCCGGGAGGTGATCGACCTGTCCGAGGAGGCCATCGAGCCTCCGCCGCGTCTCGGCAGTTCCGTCGACGCAAGCTATATGGCGGGGCTGGGCTATCAGGGTGACCAGTTCATCATCCTTCTGGACGCGGACTCCATTTTCGCGGACGAGGAGGTCCCGCTCAAGCAGGCGCCGGAAACCAAGGCGGCCTGACCAAGGGCTACAAATGCGAGGAGGGGCTTTTGCCCCTCCTTTTGTATGGGATTCCCACTCGTCTCGGCGGCGCGGGGGCATGCCCTCCCGCCTGCCGTGGAGAGACATCGGGCCTAGGGATACCGGCCCATGTTGCGGTCCTGCTTGAGGCCGTGCTCCACGAGCTTGTCGTAGGCGGCCTGGTCCTGCTTCATGCGGTCCATGACCTGCTTGATCTTGACCTTGATGATGTTCTTGTAGCCGCCGCAGTCCCCGGGGCCGAGGTTTTCGAGGATGTCGTCCAGGC encodes:
- a CDS encoding chemotaxis protein CheW produces the protein MSEQAVKQYLTFGLDGEVFALDIVKVREVLELTDVSKLPLTPDHMKGVINIRGHAIPVVDMRSKLGMDKAGRTVDTCIIILDVLFESGVLTVGIVVDSVREVIDLSEEAIEPPPRLGSSVDASYMAGLGYQGDQFIILLDADSIFADEEVPLKQAPETKAA